TCAATATATGAAAAAAATAAGCGAATCTGATTACTTAGATTTCATCAAGGAATTCATCAACAAGGAGAAATTTGATTTAAGTAAGTATTCAATTGCTGATATTGATAAAATTTTAATTCTTTTCAAAAGGGAAATTGAATTTGGAGTTCAAATCAACGATCACCTTGACTTATTTTTCAATGATAATTTGAAAATGGATGAAGCTACCAAGTCGATTTTAAAAGAGTTGGGGGATATCAAAAATATGGCCATTAAAGTGAGCGAGCAGTTTAATAATCTAAAAGACTGAAATGAAGATAATATTAAAGGTATTGTCAAAGCAATTGGGTTAGAATTAAACCGTAAAGGTAAAGAACTTTTTATGCCAATTAGAATATTAACAACAGGTTTTGAACACGGACCAGAGTTGGCAAAAACTATTGAAATTTTGGGTAAAGACCAAGTGTTAAAAAATATTAATAAGATTAAATAAGGAGGTAGTGATTATGTTCAATAAATTCATCAGAGATAGTGTCCACGGAGATATTCATTTAAAAGAAAAAGTGATTTATGAATTAATCAATACTTACGAATATCAAAGATTAAGACGAATTACCCAATTGGGTGGAGGACAATTTGTTTTTCCTTCAGCTAATCATACTAGATTTAGTCACGGTCTGGGAGTTTATCACTTGATTTGTAAATTTTTAGAAAATCTTGATTTTCAAAAATTAACTGATGAAGAGAAAATTGAAGTAAAAGTAGCTGGATTACTACACGATATCGGACATGGTCCTTTTTCGCACTCCTTTGAAGGGGTTATTACCACTAAACACGAACAGATTTCCCAAGATATTATAATGGGTGCAACCCAAATTAACGCGATTCTAGAAAATTATAATGTTAGTCAGAAAAATGTTGCAGACATAATTGTTGGAAAGCATAAAAATGGAGTTTTGAATGCCTTAGTAAGCAGTCAACTTGATGCAGACCGTTTGGATTATTTGATGCGAGATAGTTACAATTGTGGGGTAAATTATTCAAAACTAGATATTGACTGGATTATTCGACACGCAATGATTAATGGTGATAAAATCGTTTATCCTAAAAAAACTATTTATGCGATAGAATCATATCTTCTAGGTAGATATCATATGTACCAACAAGTTTATCGTCATCCAGTTT
This Spiroplasma endosymbiont of Panorpa germanica DNA region includes the following protein-coding sequences:
- a CDS encoding HD domain-containing protein; amino-acid sequence: MFNKFIRDSVHGDIHLKEKVIYELINTYEYQRLRRITQLGGGQFVFPSANHTRFSHGLGVYHLICKFLENLDFQKLTDEEKIEVKVAGLLHDIGHGPFSHSFEGVITTKHEQISQDIIMGATQINAILENYNVSQKNVADIIVGKHKNGVLNALVSSQLDADRLDYLMRDSYNCGVNYSKLDIDWIIRHAMINGDKIVYPKKTIYAIESYLLGRYHMYQQVYRHPVSISFDVIIKKWFQRLKDLYEEKYCFKNKEDLKLFIPIFNEKKLDLENYLKLDDYTFIDFIKKCINEDDKILSDLSNRIITRNFFGFFKESEYNKLRQSFEKLNLDKKYYFHNLELKPVLMYNADLDSKKDETIYIIDNSGLVQSFDQISEIIDYSSKNKDKKLNSQNIYIFPKIM